The Arachis duranensis cultivar V14167 chromosome 2, aradu.V14167.gnm2.J7QH, whole genome shotgun sequence genome has a window encoding:
- the LOC107474460 gene encoding uncharacterized protein LOC107474460 isoform X2 — MVHEIPNLCSTLRLYGVVELCGCHPSFSSRRRPFGSPPQCAKPLLPPPRYLSSIKSVLHILLHTYIHEKVQREQNTTQLQIWIAICSGRGINSLSNLVIQLREVCNHPNLLESAFDGSFCYLINEIKVSKTSSGRKPLESCRLITKLITFS, encoded by the exons atggtgcacgaaatcccTAATCTTTGCTCCACCCTGCGCCTCTATGGGGTTGTGGAGTTGTGCGGCTGCCATCCGTCCTTCTCTTCCCGGCGTCGACCTTTTGGCTCTCCTCCACAGTGCGCGAAACCCCTGCTTCCTCCTCCACG CTATTTGTCATCAATTAAGAGTGTGCTCCATATATTGTTACATACTTACATACATGAGAAAGTCCAGAGAGAACAGAACACAACACAGCTACAAATTTGGATTGCAATTTGTTCag GACGTGGAATAAATTCGCTTAGTAATTTGGTTATTCAACTTAGGGAAGTCTGTAACCATCCTAACCTCTTAGAGTCTGCCTTTGATGGTTCAT TTTGTTACTTAATCAATGAAATCAAGGTATCAAAGACAAGCAGTGGCAGAAAGCCATTAGAGTCTTGCAGATTAATCACAAAACTAATTACTTTTAGTTAG
- the LOC107474460 gene encoding ATP-dependent DNA helicase DDM1-like isoform X1, whose protein sequence is MVHEIPNLCSTLRLYGVVELCGCHPSFSSRRRPFGSPPQCAKPLLPPPRYLSSIKSVLHILLHTYIHEKVQREQNTTQLQIWIAICSGRGINSLSNLVIQLREVCNHPNLLESAFDGSWLYPPVNEIVEQCEKFCLLERLLKRLFAKKHKVCSPIM, encoded by the exons atggtgcacgaaatcccTAATCTTTGCTCCACCCTGCGCCTCTATGGGGTTGTGGAGTTGTGCGGCTGCCATCCGTCCTTCTCTTCCCGGCGTCGACCTTTTGGCTCTCCTCCACAGTGCGCGAAACCCCTGCTTCCTCCTCCACG CTATTTGTCATCAATTAAGAGTGTGCTCCATATATTGTTACATACTTACATACATGAGAAAGTCCAGAGAGAACAGAACACAACACAGCTACAAATTTGGATTGCAATTTGTTCag GACGTGGAATAAATTCGCTTAGTAATTTGGTTATTCAACTTAGGGAAGTCTGTAACCATCCTAACCTCTTAGAGTCTGCCTTTGATGGTTCAT GGCTTTATCCTCCTGTAAATGAGATAGTTGAACAATGTGAAAAATTTTGTTTGCTTGAACGGCTGTTGAAAAGGTTATTTGCAAAGAAACACAAAGTATGTTCACCAATTATGTGA